Within the Zea mays cultivar B73 chromosome 10, Zm-B73-REFERENCE-NAM-5.0, whole genome shotgun sequence genome, the region TGTTGTTCGTttctatgtaatcgttgtgtactaaCGTTTTGCTGAATATTTTGTTGTGCCGTTGCAaggcacgggcacatacctagtaacTAATGAAGGGAGTAGGAATCGTACAGATTGCCTTGCCATCTTGCCGTGAGGACGGAGCACCATAGATCGTATCAAATACACGCCAACAAAGGTCGACGGTGGCAACAGCGCGCCACGTCCGTTCATTGTTTGGTTTGTTGGCTACGTGGATTAGCTCTCATATACTTCATCTGTTCTTTTTTTATTTGTcacgttttagtttaaaaataaattagcCAACGGCAAATATTCAAGAACCGAGATAATACTATACATACTTTACTTGGCCCCCGTAGCCTCGGGAGGGCCTAGGTGGCTACCCACCCTGCCCCTTCCCAAGACGGGCCTTGCTGGTCGGATCTATCGCCCTCCCGACGGTGAAGCCACTCGTGCCTGCTTCTCTTCGTCCAGCTTGCTCACGTCTGCATCGTCCTCCACCCTCCATGATGCACCACCCTCTCATTTTGGTATGTCATTCAGAGTTCTTTCCTTTTCGATGGAGGACACAACTAAACTTAGCGCTATCGTCTGCTCGCCACGATGCCTTTGGACTAGCGCCTCCCTCGTCAGCTATGACCACGACTACCTCGACTTCGGCTAACTTGTTATCCAGGGGCTATCATCTACATGGAGTGCACACCGTTCTCTACTTCAGCCACAACATTTGCACCCTTACGATGCTACGATTGTGGAAGGAGAGGGTTGATTTTAGCTCATCGGCTTCTTCTACAGTTTCATCGTTTGCGGTGCTCCTGTTGTGATTGAGGGAATGTTAGAATGTATGTTTCTATATTATCTATGTATGCGTAGGTATGCGTTGCCAGTCCATTAGAGTTAGGATTCCTCGGGTCTATATATGTATCCATCGTCTATGCAATATGTGTGAAATCTCAATTTCTAACAGAGATGAAGAAACGATATAGGCTCTACATTATCCTGAATTCATACTTTCATAGTTAGTAACAAAGATACATGGATTCTTCAGCATGCAAATACCCTAAACTTATAAATGTAAAGTACTACTACTAGCTCCTTTACGTGCAAATACCTAATTGTTCGACAACATCCATTCTACTCCAAGTTAAACAGATTTCTCTGGAGTATCTATTTAACAATACTATAGAGTTCAATATCTTGATGGATCTTTGATCCTAGATTGtatattttacaaaaaaaaaaaACTATCGATGCCTCTTAAGAGTGCTCATGGTATCGGTACAAGCCTTGGCCTTGGTGGGTTGCAATGCGGACCCCTCCTTGAGAGCCTCCCTACAGATGCCAGCTTCAACGCAGCTCTGATCTTGACCCATTTGCGGGGTGAAAGTGGCGTAGATGCCCCTCCACTGTTAGAAATCTGGGAAATGAAGTTCTGTATGAGTTCGTCGCACGAGTTCAAGTCGAAACTGTTTGTTCTTGATGGCTGGCATCCAGTGACAAACTGTTGTAACTGCGTTGATGTTTGACCATTGCATTGCTGTTCAGAATGGTCACCTGCAGATGCCATCCAATCCAAAGAACGTGAGCACCGGTCTTGCCAAAACAGCTGCCGCGGAAAAAAATTTATGTCAATGCGCTTACTGTTTGTCGGAAGCTGGAATGGGGATTGCATCAGTGACATGACCACATCCGTAGACGATAAACTGTGGACAGGAAAACCCTGCAGGCACGAAAGGAGTTGGGGTTTGGGTCAGTCAAACGTAACCAGTGCTGACAGTGAATTCATCGGTTTCGAATTAGATTAAAAAAAATGGCTTACACTGTGTGATCCTTCAGAGAGCGCAACACCGTGACCAACCAGAATGTTGTTTGGAATAACAGCAGGAGGACCAAAAAATGTTCTCTCAGAGTTTGGTATCTGCAACTGGGTGATTCTCGGTCTGGGTAACAAGGTTCCATTGCTTGGATCATATGGTAGAACCCTGTTTATTGTTTGCTCATGTCTTAACTCCATATAGTTGGAAGTTTGTGGCTCCTGTTTGCAGATTGATGATAACAAATATCTTAGATACCTGGTGTACATGCCACTACTATTACCAGCATCTAAATACTTACATTACTGGATCCAAGGGATGTGTTGAAAGTCTCCCTTGAAGGCCTTGTTCCAAACCCTACACCAGTCGAGCTGTCACCATAGCTGAGTGCCTGCTGATTTGGATGAAGAGCGCTAAACAGGGAAGTACCCTGAGCAGCAGGGAAACTGCTGAGCACAGGGTAGTTGTTCACCATCTTGTAGTTAGGCTGCAGGCCATCTATATTCTGGTAGGCCCCATGCTTCAGGGCTTCCACTAGATTCTGTTCACGAGAAGCACAAAAAATAATTAGAATAATAAAGAGAAATTCTCCgtggtggtaatggatcacgatccaaatctCTCTTCACAATTTGTTAGAGCTCTTAAATAATTCTAGctaaaaaatgaatagaaatagagttTGGTTCTAATTTGATCTGATTCTTAAACTTTATAGCGTAAAATTTAGAACCATTTTACAATCCCTAGTTCTGAAACAGGTGAAGGAGACCGCACCTTCTCTATTTCATTAAGCTGGTCAATGGGCTTGTAACAGTCACCAAACTTCGCCCCAACGAGCTGGTATAACTCATCAAAGAAAAGACCCGCATCCTTGTCCTGAGCTTCGTAGAGGTAAAGACTGTCGCCAACTCTGCACGTCATGGCGTGCTCTACGATGGATTTCCATGTCGACTGTGGCATCTTGTTGAAAATCTGGATGTAGGAAAGCCAAAGAGACCTTGTATCAGTCCACCATGTTGAACATGTTCAGGAACCTCAGCTCAGCTGGTATTCATTAACGGAAGACATCTGTAGCTGTAGAGCCTTTACCTTTATGAGCTTCTGTTCATCCTTCATGTAAGCCCGTAAGAACTCTTGCACCGAATCGATTCCATTGTCTGACAATGCCTGGTGGTAAGCGCCGATTTTACCAATCTTTTTCAAACGCCACACTTCGTCGTCCAGCATTGGAGGGTAGTGCTTTTCGAATCCTACAACAAAGGTCAGATGGTGTCTAACTCTGAGCTCCAAGCCTCCAACCAGAGATTGATGTTTCTGAAAAATACTGAATCTGAATGCTTGGCAAGAAAAAAAAAAGAGCCGCATACCTTCTACCCTGCGCTCTTTCACGCGAAAAGGCTTGGTGACACCTTCGAGAACTCTCTCTCCAGAAGAACCGACAAGCCTCAGCCCCAGCCTGAACATCTTGGTGCTGGTGAAGCTGGAGTTATCGGTGAAGGTTGCATTCTCAAGGACAGCCTCGCCTCCACTGAGCTTGAGTGCCAGGTTGCCAGTGAGGAGCTGGGCGCTTTTCTCTCGACCGGACACGATGTGCTTCTGAAACTCCTCAGGGCTCCAGGATTCCTCGTCTTTAGCGTTGAAGTTGCCATGGAGAGCTACGACTTCAACCCTAGCAGAAGAAAGAGGGCCGTATCTGACGATGTCCGTCCGACCGTTTTCGAGCCTTTCGACTACAGCTACCTTCAGCGCCTTTCCGTCATCTGGTTCTAGCTTTGTCATTGTGTAAACGGGTCTCAGTCCATTCAAGAACATCAGCTGATACCGAGGGTGCTGATTCCTGTCCACCAGTAACCTACAGATGGATGAAAAGGAACGGTTGAGTTGATTGCATATAGAGATGGctaaacgggccgcccggcccgggcccggtgaagcccaaCCTATTTTGGGTCTGACCCGCTAGGCACAATTAGAAAACCGGGCCGTTCGTCTAAGCCCGCGGGCTTGTTCCCTTGTCCAAGTACGGCCCGCTGCCGGTCTAAACGGGGTGGGCCGACCCGATAAGCACAGAAAAAGCGGGCAAAACGGGTTaaacgggccggtaagcacgatttagtgcaaaaaatcaggtttaaCGGGCCTAGAAGTAAACGGGTCGTGCCGAGCTAGCCCACCATGCTTAGTTTTCTATCCAGGTCCAGCCCGCTTATTCGTACCGGGCCGACCCGGGCTCATATAAAAGAGCGGGCCGGACCGAGCCAAAAAACGTGCTTCGGGCCGGGCTTTTGTGCTTCGTACTTTCTGTACATCTATAACTGCAGAATGAAATATAAAATGTCTAAGAAATATTTTTTGTTGTttaaaaaacacacttttcttctTGATTCGTTCATACGAGGGGAAACTATTATATGTCTTACCTTCGAGGTGCTGGTTGTGCACTGAATTGTCTGAACATTGCTTTCTCTACCTCCTCTGAGACCTGAGATAAGAAAATGTCAGAAGTCAGAATACAGTGATGCTAACACAAACTAGAATTCTACTGAGATAATTCCTCAGAATACAGCAGACTAAGAATAAAAACTGAACTTTTCTTTGATCTGAAAATTCGCTCCAAAAGCGGTTCCTTCAACAGATCTCATCAGATTTTGCAATTTGTACCTAAAAACACTATCGAAAATCAACCGAGAAAATACTAGTAGCAATTAAAACACCCGAAAATAGCAAAATAGACTAGATCCGGATCTCAAGaaaagtttttttttcttttttctttttaaaAAAAGGAGCTTAGTCTGACCAAGTCCTCACCACTCTCCGAAGCATCGACCCAAAGACCGGGAGGAACATGCCCATGAACTCCGCCTCCATGATCCGTCTGAATCCAAACAGCCCCTCCGTCGGCTTCCTCCTCGTTCTCCTAACCTGCCTGCAGTTAACCAACCAGCGACATCCTAATCAGCTCAGAACCAAGCATGCAAACATCACATGATCAATCAAGGAGGCTAAAACCAAACTCACAGCCCAACTGACTGCCAGCGCCTGCGGGGCAGGGAGAGCTCGCTGCCGCCAGTGTCGTCGGTCGTCCCTGACCATGGGAAGCGCCTGGCGGAGGAAGGCGGAGCCATTGGGGGAAGACGGGTGatgaacaagaacaaagcaacggGAGGAGTACGCGCTGTTATAGATGCCGGGCGAGAAGATGGCGGGAAAGTGGCAGGAACGAGCTGGGAATCTTCCTGCGTTCCGCTGTTCCAGCCGGCCTGCCAATGAAAGTCGTGCGTCTGAAACTTTCTGCGGTTTGACAAGACTTGGAAGTGTCAACGGTTTGTCCGTTCCACGTGAGATCGGACGAGATTAAAAGAAATTaattcttttttatttatttttaatcAGAAAAGAACAAGTCCTTAGGATGAACTGTCGGACGTGGTGTGGTTTGGAAGCTGAATGTACAGTTTGAGTTTATGAAGGGAGGCTCAGACAATGCGTTTTTTATTCAGAAAAAAAAGAAACATTTATTCACCTATTCTCGATTTCGAGTCTCAGCCTAGCGTCTATGTTTGCAATGATGCATTTACATTAATTTATACAGTGTCTGTATAATCTAGATCCGAGGAGCTGTTTGGTTCAACATTTTAATACCGCCAATAATTCCCCGCGTGAATGCATAAGGCCCCGTTCTTTGTTCCGTATCGAAGACGTATCGAAGACAGGCATGTTTTTATTCCAGGGCCAAAAAGGTGAATCAGGATGTTTCACTCAACATTGGCCAGGAAAAAAATTAGCTCTGGAATAAAATAAAAATTGGTGCTACAGTGAAGGCTGTTCGCTTTGACTGGGTTGTTGCTCCCCAGTTTCGGCCAGCATAGCTGCTGCCCAGTCCCAGTTTCGGCCAGCTCCAGTTTTGGTCAGGATAACTGCTCAGCTTTGTTTCCAATGCACTTGCACATACATACACATATTAACAACCAAGAAACAATGGTGTACATACATACAAAGATACatacagtaataataaaaagatcTGCAATTGTTCGCGCATACTTGCCAAAAAAACAGTAACATAAGAATCAACTACATAAGCAAATGCGGTAATAACAATGGTCACACATACGAAGTTGTCTTCCCAATACTTGACAATACACATAACAAAGTTGATAAGACATAAAAAGCTGCTAAGAATAGCAATTCAAAGCTGCTAAGATATCAAAGTTTGACTTCCCAATACTCGACAATACACTTTAGCAATTCACTTGATTGACAGCAACTCACATTAACACATGTTTGACTTCCCAATAATGTCCATATCAAAGCTGCTAAGACATCTCATTTCTTAGCCAAATCAAAGCTGATTCTTGATCTGCTTCACAAGCACATATGAAAGTTTCTCTATTCTCTTTGCTCTTGGCGAAGATTGAATATGCTTTTGCCTTCTCCAATTTGGTCACTTCTTCTATTGTGTTTATAACTGATATGCACCTTTTGATGGAGAAATCATCACTTTGAGTTACCTCCATTTCTCTTGCCTCCTTTTCTCTTGCTTCCTTTTCTCTTGCAGATTCATATTCTACTTGCTTGCTCCTCATTTCTAGGTATTTGTTCATCATATTTTCTATGTTGTCACTCTTTCTAGGCTTCTTTGGTTCCTTTTCTTGTTTGTTTCTTGATGCAACAGGTCTTCGTTGTCCACTTTCTTCATCTCGTGACAAAATATTAGCCCTTCCTTGAAGCACATCTTCATTCCTTTCAGTGAGTGCATCATCAACTTCATCATCTACATCATGAACAACATTCAGATCAAAGCCTTGTGGCCCATTTTCTGCATCCTGGAGTTGCTCATTCGGTTCTTCCTCTTGCAGTGCCTCGAGAGAAGTGCGACTCCAAGTCCCTTCAGCCAAGTGTCCTACATAATAACAAGGAAATATGAACTGACCGACAGTTAACTAATACAAGGAAATCCATCAACATCACCTACTAAACAAAGCTACAGCTATAGCACCAACATAAAGCTACTAGAATCATGCATGTTTGGAAACTTACCATCATAAAGCTCTCCTAAAGCATCAAAGAGTGTGAAGGTTGCCTTGTTGTTGTTAAACTTCTTGATTTTAGGAAATGTCTGCATAATTAAAGAAAACGTTAATCAAATATGAGATTCTCCCACATAACTAATTTGATAACTGAATTTCAAGAAATCAACTTACCACCATGAGATTCTCCCACAAAGCTGGTGGTCCTTCAACCATATTCCTTTTCTCATTCCAGGTTGACCCGTTATGTTGCTTTGCTGCTTTGAGCATCTTCTAGTCTCTCTTCAACTGACCTTCTTTATCCTGAATCTGAGCCTTTGTAAAGGAGACATACTTGTTCCTCACGTGAAACTCCTTAACCATCCTATTCCACCCTTCAGAGTTCCAACCATTGTCACCTCTATACCCACTATCTTTAAATTCATGGAGAATATCAACAAGAGATCTCTCAAGTCCTGGATTCCAACCTCCtctttgtttcactactacataaaCAATGGTCACACATTAGTAATACAAAACTTACAAGAAAGCATGAagaaactgaaagtcgcctagagggggggtgaatagggcgaatctgaaatttataaacttaagcacaactacaagtgaaagggaattaggcttacacctagtccctaattaattttggaggttgaattgcccaacacaaataattggactaactagtttgcccaagtatatagattatacaggtgtaaaaggttcacactcagccaataaaaagactaagttttggattcaacaaaggagcaaagtgggaaccgaaggccctctggtctgggagcaccggactgtccggtgtacaccggacagtgtccggtgcaccaccggacagtgtccggtgcaccagaggactccaactcaaactcgccaccttcgggaatttccagaggcactcgcgctataattcaccggactgtccggtgtacaccggacagtgtccggtgcgccaagaaggagcggcctcaggaactcgccagcttcgggaaaactccaacggctagtccgctataattcaccggactgtccggtgtgc harbors:
- the LOC100382268 gene encoding uncharacterized protein isoform X2, whose amino-acid sequence is MFLNGLRPVYTMTKLEPDDGKALKVAVVERLENGRTDIVRYGPLSSARVEVVALHGNFNAKDEESWSPEEFQKHIVSGREKSAQLLTGNLALKLSGGEAVLENATFTDNSSFTSTKMFRLGLRLVGSSGERVLEGVTKPFRVKERRVEGFEKHYPPMLDDEVWRLKKIGKIGAYHQALSDNGIDSVQEFLRAYMKDEQKLIKIFNKMPQSTWKSIVEHAMTCRVGDSLYLYEAQDKDAGLFFDELYQLVGAKFGDCYKPIDQLNEIEKNLVEALKHGAYQNIDGLQPNYKMVNNYPVLSSFPAAQGTSLFSALHPNQQALSYGDSSTGVGFGTRPSRETFNTSLGSSNEPQTSNYMELRHEQTINRVLPYDPSNGTLLPRPRITQLQIPNSERTFFGPPAVIPNNILVGHGVALSEGSHSGFPVHSLSSTDVVMSLMQSPFQLPTNSDHSEQQCNGQTSTQLQQFVTGCQPSRTNSFDLNSCDELIQNFISQISNSGGASTPLSPRKWVKIRAALKLASVGRLSRRGPHCNPPRPRLVPIP
- the LOC100382268 gene encoding uncharacterized protein LOC100382268; this translates as MEAEFMGMFLPVFGSMLRRVVSEEVEKAMFRQFSAQPAPRRLLVDRNQHPRYQLMFLNGLRPVYTMTKLEPDDGKALKVAVVERLENGRTDIVRYGPLSSARVEVVALHGNFNAKDEESWSPEEFQKHIVSGREKSAQLLTGNLALKLSGGEAVLENATFTDNSSFTSTKMFRLGLRLVGSSGERVLEGVTKPFRVKERRVEGFEKHYPPMLDDEVWRLKKIGKIGAYHQALSDNGIDSVQEFLRAYMKDEQKLIKIFNKMPQSTWKSIVEHAMTCRVGDSLYLYEAQDKDAGLFFDELYQLVGAKFGDCYKPIDQLNEIEKNLVEALKHGAYQNIDGLQPNYKMVNNYPVLSSFPAAQGTSLFSALHPNQQALSYGDSSTGVGFGTRPSRETFNTSLGSSNEPQTSNYMELRHEQTINRVLPYDPSNGTLLPRPRITQLQIPNSERTFFGPPAVIPNNILVGHGVALSEGSHSGFPVHSLSSTDVVMSLMQSPFQLPTNSDHSEQQCNGQTSTQLQQFVTGCQPSRTNSFDLNSCDELIQNFISQISNSGGASTPLSPRKWVKIRAALKLASVGRLSRRGPHCNPPRPRLVPIP
- the LOC100382268 gene encoding uncharacterized protein isoform X1, with the translated sequence MFRQFSAQPAPRRLLVDRNQHPRYQLMFLNGLRPVYTMTKLEPDDGKALKVAVVERLENGRTDIVRYGPLSSARVEVVALHGNFNAKDEESWSPEEFQKHIVSGREKSAQLLTGNLALKLSGGEAVLENATFTDNSSFTSTKMFRLGLRLVGSSGERVLEGVTKPFRVKERRVEGFEKHYPPMLDDEVWRLKKIGKIGAYHQALSDNGIDSVQEFLRAYMKDEQKLIKIFNKMPQSTWKSIVEHAMTCRVGDSLYLYEAQDKDAGLFFDELYQLVGAKFGDCYKPIDQLNEIEKNLVEALKHGAYQNIDGLQPNYKMVNNYPVLSSFPAAQGTSLFSALHPNQQALSYGDSSTGVGFGTRPSRETFNTSLGSSNEPQTSNYMELRHEQTINRVLPYDPSNGTLLPRPRITQLQIPNSERTFFGPPAVIPNNILVGHGVALSEGSHSGFPVHSLSSTDVVMSLMQSPFQLPTNSDHSEQQCNGQTSTQLQQFVTGCQPSRTNSFDLNSCDELIQNFISQISNSGGASTPLSPRKWVKIRAALKLASVGRLSRRGPHCNPPRPRLVPIP